The Apium graveolens cultivar Ventura chromosome 11, ASM990537v1, whole genome shotgun sequence genome has a window encoding:
- the LOC141696064 gene encoding uncharacterized protein LOC141696064 — protein MIDDIMLSRRSNSNDPSTIFSEKQQQFFALAEIDKLLKSIGKSIKHYSQLPQPPASYLHSGLNNLVIDETSYNLTDMEREFNKLIVNCNPEQLAIFNELRSEGLIVLPVASSGIAATLIHGGRTAHSRFKIPIVLDDCFSCAIRHDSDIAELIKTQVR, from the exons ATGATTGACGATATTATGCTCAGTAGGCGCAGCAATAGCAATGATCCAAGTACAATATTTTCTGAAAAACAACAACAGTTTTTTGCCCTTGCAG AGATTGATAAGTTGTTAAAGTCCATTGGTAAGTCAATCAAACACTACTCACAGTTGCCTCAACCGCCAGCCAGTTATCTACATAGTGGCTTAAATAACTTGGTAATTGATGAAACCAGTTATAACCTTACTGATATGGAGAGGGAGTTTAACAAGCTAATTGTTAACTGCAATCCGGAACAACTTGCAATTTTCAATGAG TTACGTTCTGAAGGCTTGATAGTTCTTCCAGTTGCTTCTTCTGGAATAGCTGCCACTCTAATTCACGGTGGCCGAACAGCGCACTCACGATTCAAAATTCCGATTGTGTTAGATGATTGCTTTTCTTGTGCAATTCGTCACGATTCAGATATCGCTGAACTTATAAAAACACAAGTCCGATAA
- the LOC141698329 gene encoding uncharacterized protein LOC141698329, which translates to MNVPPAGIVEETSGTCATLIVNTEQCPNGHSQAHMKAALPLRDISNLKRRTAPVHGYKDSSTVARNPNIAPLNFHVRPLYTNVSSVTTENHPPDCSEVDSVRGSHMSHHDSPLSTVFSDSVDSQNTHGIPRRAPLTPEQGRNCVIVEYDIFIVFSTLYV; encoded by the exons ATGAATGTACCGCCAGCAGGCATTGTTGAAG AGACGTCGGGGACTTGTGCAACGTTGATAGTAAATACTGAGCAATGTCCCAACGGCCATTCTCAAGCACATATGAAAGCTGCATTGCCTCTACGTGATATCTCCAATTTAAAACGGCGTACTGCACCCGTTCATG GTTATAAAGATTCAAGTACGGTTGCGAGAAATCCAAATATTGCTCCACTTAATTTTCATGTACGTCCTTTGTATACCAATGTTTCCTCTGTTACAACAGAGAATCACCCACCAGATTGTTCAGAAGTGGATTCTGTTAGAGGATCTCATATGTCTCATCACGATAGTCCTCTTTCTACAGTTTTTTCTGATTCTGTTGATTCACAGAATACCCATGGGATTCCTCGAAGAGCACCTCTTACTCCGGAACAAGGTAGAAACTGTGTCATTGTAGAATATGATATTTTTATTGTTTTTTCTACTTTGTATGTTTGA
- the LOC141698184 gene encoding enoyl-[acyl-carrier-protein] reductase, mitochondrial-like, with the protein MSPSSIAVMYDEEGPPDSVTKMVEVPPFEVKENDICVKMLAAPINPSDINKIQGVYPVRQQVPAVGGSEGVGEVHLLGSAVKGFSPGDLVIPYPPSFGTWQTYVVKDQSVWHKVAKGTPVEYAATVFVNPLTALRMLEDFVDLNAGDAIVQNGATSIVGQCIIQLARLRGIRSINIIRDRPGSDEAKEKLKKLGADEVYTESQLDVKNVKSLLGNIPEPALGFNCVGGNAATLVMKFLRQRGTMVTYGGMSKKPVTVSTSAFIFKELSLRGFWLQKLITSAKGEECRSIVDYLLGLVREGKLTYEMESTPFKDFRKALDKSLGKLGSQPKQIIKF; encoded by the exons ATGTCACCATCTTCCATTGCTGTGATGTATGACGAGGAAGGCCCTCCCGATTCTGTCACCAA AATGGTGGAGGTACCTCCGTTTGAAGTAAAAGAGAATGATATATGTGTGAAAATGCTAGCTGCTCCTATTAATCCCTCTGATATTAATAAAATTCAAG GTGTATACCCTGTGAGGCAACAGGTTCCGGCAGTTGGTGGTTCTGAGGGCGTTGGAGAGGTACACTTGTTGGGCTCTGCCGTGAAGGGTTTTTCTCCTGGCGATTTAGTCATTCCATATCCGCCTAGTTTTG GTACGTGGCAGACATATGTGGTGAAAGATCAGAGTGTTTGGCATAAAGTTGCTAAGGGTACACCAGTAGAATATGCCGCCACTGTGTTTGTTAACCCTTTGACGGCCTTGAGGATGCTCGAGGACTTTGTGGATCTAAATGCAG GAGATGCCATTGTGCAAAATGGGGCTACAAGCATCGTTGGACAGTGCATCATTCAGCTTGCTCGACTACGTGGTATCAGGAGCATTAATATTATAAGGGACAG ACCCGGATCAGATGAAGCAAAAGAAAAACTGAAAAAGCTGGGTGCTGATGAAGTATATACGGAGAGCCAACTGGACGTGAAAAATGTGAAAAGTCTCCTG GGTAATATTCCTGAACCAGCTTTGGGATTTAACTGTGTTGGTGGAAATGCTGCAACTCTGGTTATGAAATTTTTGAG GCAGCGAGGAACCATGGTAACATATGGAGGAATGTCCAAGAAACCTGTTACTGTATCAACATCCGCCTTTATATTTAAG GAACTTTCCTTGAGGGGATTTTGGTTGCAAAAGTTGATCACTTCTGCTAAAGGAGAAGAGTGCAGGAGTATAGTAGATTACCTTTTGGGCCTGGTGCGGGAAGGGAAATTGACATACGA GATGGAATCAACCCCATTTAAGGATTTCAGGAAAGCGCTGGATAAGTCACTGGGGAAGCTAGGAAGCCAGCCTAAacaaattattaaattttaa
- the LOC141696063 gene encoding uncharacterized protein LOC141696063, translated as MFTTGSRISTGSDSDEEVGASIAKRLNTSLVTNLNGQIQVQLRKKSKSALHNSHVSPFYTAGSDSATQNHPPGFAHVVRERGTPSNIRTSPLRTIFSESGCSQNGHENPRRAPLSHDRGTAGSCSKSTLNGETRRKPNSESPLGAFSRGSNSKNTKFRKISRTPGVDIPSTRLFDENNGNIDFESTEHSVIPELQAEEGDLFWDDDYINPDIDHAFNHISESEPGSTGYYSLGPPTEFCRKCDAVMWKEERTNKNVKNGTPKFSLCCCQGGKIDYYINCGRAPYVYRLNGQNHHNRIKSIKVDDGDALDVEIIEGLVKMLDETNQLVKKFRMARDRFKENPVRDLKIKLKVCRSESGRENFLGPSDEVSYVIVGDIDTIIGDTDTIVEKKVDVNKRDIVMEKSDKVLERIFSIHPSLMALQYLLLFPLGEDGYHDEIPYIDSENQNKKKRKRITMKEYYAYRFQVRRNEGLHVPLGGRLYQQYVVDAFSCVEQSRLWWLHSHQKTLRCDLYNSLAKKALNGQTDSSNVGKGFILPANFLGSKRYMQQNFQDALAVCRVVGHTDIFSTMMCNPLWDEIQQMMEVIPGCNPRDSPDIIARVFHLKLEQLLEDIKKKNCFGTYLRVMYVVEFQKRGLPHVHMLIWLDSESKRKLTRDVDNFVSVEILDPITDPLVYEAVKSLMIHGPCGLQNTKSPCMNNGVCAKHFLKKYCRETYFDQSGFPIYKRRNTGVTGHDRATIEILTQTNQNKSKVDAHVHEINAYFDGRYICASEAAYRIFSFSIHFRSISVLRLSFYLPGERSCTFNENEDLDRVVRREQHKLIWNEIDRVWSKRKKGQQIGRLLYTHHNAGELWYLRLLLSNVRGSTSFESLKTVHGIHYRTFQNACKALGLLDDDNEWHSVISEGSVGGFLEQIRHLFVHIIVNCQVSDLRNLWDSH; from the exons ATGTTTACTACAGGTTCAAGAATTTCTACGGGTTCGGATTCCGATGAGGAA GTAGGTGCAAGCATTGCCAAGAGGCTAAACACCAGCCTAGTCACCAATCTAAATGGCCAG ATACAAGTTCAGTTGCGAAAAAAGTCAAAGAGTGCTCTACATAATAGTCATGTAAGTCCTTTTTATACCGCTGGCTCCGATAGTGCAACTCAGAATCACCCACCAGGATTTGCACATGTGGTTCGTGAAAGAGGTACTCCTTCAAATATTCGCACCAGTCCACTACGTACTATTTTTTCCGAATCAGGTTGTTCACAGAATGGTCATGAAAATCCTCGAAGAGCACCTCTTTCTCATGATCGAG GCACCGCTGGTAGTTGTTCCAAATCTACGTTGAACGGGGAGACAAGAAGGAAACCCAACTCTGAATCACCACTTG GCGCTTTCTCTAGGGGGTCGAATTCTAAAAATACTAAATTTAGGAAAATAAGTCGTACTCCTGGTGTTGATATCCCGTCTACGCGTCTGTTTGATGAGAATAATGGCAACATTGATTTTGAATCTACAG AGCATTCCGTAATTCCAGAATTACAAGCAGAAGAGGGTGATTTGTTTTGGGATGATG ATTACATCAATCCTGACATTGACCATGCATTCAATCATATCAGTGAATCTGAACCAG GCTCAACCGGTTATTATTCGTTAGGTCCTCCTACCGAGTTTTGTCGTAAATGTGATGCTGTTATGTGGAAAGAAGAGAGAACCAACAAAAATGTTAAAAATGGTACTCCTAAGTTTAGTTTATGTTGCTGTCAAG GTGGTAAGATTGATTATTATATTAACTGCGGAAGAGCTCCATATGTTTATCGTCTCAATGGACAAAACCATCAC AACCGTATAAAATCGATTAAAGTTGATGATGGAGATGCTCTTGATGTTGAAATCATTGAAGGTTTGGTCAAAATGTTAGATGAAACGAACCAATTGGTGAAGAAATTCAGAATGGCTCGGGATCGATTCAAAGAAAATCCTGTAAGAGATCTCAAAATAAAGTTAAAGGTATGTCGTTCTGAGAGTGGGCGTGAAAATTTTTTAGGACCCTCAGACGAGGTATCATATGTAATAGTTGGCGATATTGACACAATAATTGGTGATACAGATACAATTGTTGAGAAGAAGGTAGATGTGAATAAGCGTGATATAGTGATGGAGAAGTCTGATAAAGTACTTGAAAGAATCTTCAGCATTCATCCTTCACTCATGGCATTGCAGTACCTCCTTCTGTTTCCTCTTGGTGAGGACGGCTACCATGATGAAATACCTTATATAGACTCCGAGAATCAGAACAAGAAGAAGCGTAAAAGAATTACGATGAAGGAATATTATGCCTATAGGTTCCAAGTCCGCCGTAATGAAG GTTTGCACGTACCGTTGGGCGGAAGGCTGTACCAGCAGTATGTAGTAGATGCATTTTCATGCGTCGAACAGTCCCGTCTGTGGTGGCTACATTCTCACCAAAAAACTCTTAGATGTGATTTATACAACTCACTTGCAAAGAAAGCGCTCAATGGTCAAACAGATTCGTCAAATGTAGGTAAAGGTTTCATACTGCCTGCAAATTTTCTCGGTTCTAAACGCTATATGCAACAGAATTTCCAAGATGCTCTTGCAGTTTGCCGTGTTGTTGGGCACACCGACATATTTTCGACTATGATGTGCAACCCCCTTTGGGATGAGATTCAACAAATGATGGAAGTTATTCCAGGATGCAATCCCAGAGATTCTCCTGATATAATTGCCCGAGTTTTCCACCTCAAACTTGAACAATTATTAGAAGATATTAAGAAGAAAAACTGCTTTGGCACATATTTGAGAG TCATGTATGTTGTAGAATTCCAGAAACGGGGACTCCCACATGTTCACATGTTGATATGGCTTGATTCGGAGTCAAAGAGAAAGCTGACTAGAGACGTTGACAATTTTGTTAGTGTCGAGATTCTTGATCCTATCACAGATCCTCTTGTTTATGAAGCTGTGAAGTCGTTGATGATTCACGGACCCTGTGGACTGCAGAACACTAAATCTCCATGCATGAATAACGGTGTCTGTGCAAAGCATTTTTTGAAGAA GTACTGCAGAGAGACGTATTTTGATCAGTCCGGTTTCCCCATTTACAAAAGACGTAATACAGGAGTAACG GGTCATGACCGTGCAACTATcgaaattttaactcagacaaaTCAGAATAAAAGCAAAGTGGATGCTCATGTACACGAGATTAATGCATATTTTGATGGGCGGTACATATGTGCATCTGAGGCTGCGTATAGAATTTTCTCTTTTTCAATTCATTTTCGCTCCATTTCCGTGTTACGTTTATCATTTTATTTGCCAGGAGAGAGAAGTTGCACTTTCAATGAAAATGAAGACCTTGACAGAGTTGTTCGTCGTGAGCAGCACAAGCTAA TCTGGAATGAGATTGATCGTGTTTGGTCAAAGCGGAAAAAGGGCCAACAGATTGGTAGGCTGCTATACACACATCACAATGCTGGGGAGTTGTGGTACCTACGTCTATTGCTTTCTAATGTTCGTGGTTCCACCTCTTTTGAATCTCTAAAGACTGTTCATGGTATTCATTACCGAACCTTTCAAAATGCGTGTAAGGCCTTAGGTTTACTGGATGATGACAATGAGTGGCATTCTGTAATTAGTGAAGGTTCCGTTGGTGGCTTTCTTGAACAGATACGTCACCTTTTTGTACATATTATTGTCAATTGTCAGGTTTCTGATTTGAGAAATCTGTGGGACAGTCATTGA